The Anopheles merus strain MAF chromosome 2L, AmerM5.1, whole genome shotgun sequence genome has a segment encoding these proteins:
- the LOC121591549 gene encoding 28S ribosomal protein S35, mitochondrial, which produces MALLARACGPWPLLWSRSVQTVGIRLQSTRLQEDGARSGGLEEEEFRVLNLKQTKSQRLARRKATRPEVPPPRSQQMATDQDWGAVWPGPRTFNPSAVPLPIRQGYVTKRNQMSPGKFANAELMKIPNFLHLTPPVIKRQCEALKQFCTPWPKGLETEEKMRAHYPVTCVTSDYCHALPTIRNPLSRIVTVQVELGALQLDRHARDKLLRLVGERYDPDTDLLTIVTDRCPLKKQNYDYAIYLLTALYHESNTVEPWEATKCEADMEFFDFERSRSKRNAEATLNWGRKEGDSGWQQVPEAYGEAVSRLFNEGENEYNIAKYKEQTLALLGLAGAEQVAQ; this is translated from the exons ATGGCTTTGCTTGCACGTGCCTGCGGTCCCTGGCCGCTGCTGTGGAGCCGTTCGGTACAGACGGTCGGCATTCGATTGCAGTCGACCCGGTTGCAGGAGGACGGCGCCCGTTCGGGCGGTCTCGAGGAAGAAG AGTTTCGTGTGCTGAACTTGAAGCAAACAAAGTCACAGCGGCTTGCTCGCCGGAAAGCGACCCGTCCGGAGGTTCCACCACCTCG CTCACAGCAGATGGCCACGGACCAGGACTGGGGTGCGGTATGGCCCGGGCCGCGCACGTTCAACCCGTCCGCCGTGCCGCTCCCGATTCGGCAGGGGTACGTGACGAAGCGCAACCAAATGTCACCCGGCAAGTTTGCCAACGCGGAGCTGATGAAGATACCGAACTTTTTGCATTTAACGCCCCCGGTCATCAAGCGGCAGTGCGAAGCGCTGAAACAGTTCTGCACTCCCTGGCCGAAGGGGCTGGAGACGGAGGAAAAGATGCGGGCCCACTATCCGGTGACGTGCGTCACGTCCGACTACTGCCACGCGCTGCCCACGATACGCAATCCGCTGTCGCGCATCGTCACGGTGCAGGTGGAGCTGGGCGCGCTGCAGCTCGATCGGCACGCGCGCGACAAGCTGCTGCGGCTGGTGGGCGAACGGTACGACCCGGACACGGATCTGCTCACGATCGTGACGGACCGGTGCCCGCTCAAGAAGCAGAACTACGATTACGCGATCTATCTGCTGACCGCGCTGTACCACGAGTCGAACACGGTGGAACCGTGGGAGGCGACCAAGTGCGAGGCGGACATGGAGTTTTTCGACTTCGAGCGGAGCCGCAGCAAACGGAACGCGGAAGCGACACTCAACTGGGGCCGGAAGGAAGGGGACAGCGGTTGGCAGCAGGTGCCGGAAGCGTACGGCGAGGCGGTATCGAGGCTGTTCAACGAGGGCGAGAACGAGTATAATATAGCCAAGTATAAGGAGCAAACGTTAGCGCTGCTCGGTTTGGCCGGGGCGGAGCAAGTGGCGCAATGA
- the LOC121594496 gene encoding transcriptional regulator ovo-like isoform X2, producing the protein MMELLPELTMIPSLSPPFFNLLPASALAANFHQTSPKSNGRSSHGSTDVLEKDEKLCDYYRRMPVLYDKSHPHYKFQSKKEKAWRELSRLCEMDVEQCKKRMTYFRCRFTVERRIMKNGVNCSEWPLLEKLKFLNKHIKIRRPRAPNGEPDDTDDETNPMNILRKRQREQQEDAKDDLHAYLDLQQMAVAAQNSHAQLQYQQHLKLQGHGPFGGPPGAGFPSAHDPMGLHHLQPPHPHQRDHQLPPPHGASQPGGGGGAVGQPGGPAGQQHGSHAGAGAHHHHHPFGRSGMPTGGHHPHHHPHGPGGSGAASSAVAAAAALQQQQHGAGGGAGGGATGHPHPHHHQQPTPVESPIPAAMSNVEVSYGLPKRSRVGYDGDEASLSNFNLNRTVKYQNNLEHQAHLDEHGAYGLYVGEVLRKLPERISSLTSLKIMQLLYEAQVQSFDAAPSSAAATPKPSSQSKGAGGGVGEASNGPASGGGVAPASSSSIGSLLANGGGATSVASSEGGRQSTESAESMSNNKD; encoded by the exons ATGATGGAACTACTGCCGGAACTGACGATGATACCGTCGTTGTCGCCGCCGTTCTTCAATCTGCTGCCCGCCAGCGCACTGGCAGCGAACTTCCATCAAACGTCGCCGAAATCGAACGGTCGCAGTAGCCACGGGTCCACCGACGTGTTGGAG AAAGATGAAAAACTGTGCGATTACTACCGCCGGATGCCGGTGCTGTACGACAAGAGCCACCCGCACTACAAGTTCCAGTCGAAGAAGGAGAAGGCCTGGCGCGAGCTGAGCCGGCTGTGCGAGATGGACGTGGAGCAGTGCAAGAAGCGCATGACCTACTTCCGGTGTCGGTTCACGGTCGAGCGGCGCATCATGAAGAACGGCGTCAACTGCAGCGAGTGGCCCCTGCTCGAGAAGCTCAAGTTTCTCAACAAACACATCAAAATCCGGAGACCGCGTGCCCCGAACGGCGAACCGGACGATAC TGACGATGAAACGAACCCGATGAACATTCTACGGAAGCGACAGCGCGAACAGCAGGAGGACGCCAAGGACGATCTTCACGCGTACCTCGACCTGCAGCAGATGGCCGTGGCGGCCCAGAACTCGCACGCCCAGCTCCAGTACCAGCAGCACCTGAAGCTGCAGGGGCACGGTCCGTTCGGGGGCCCGCCAGGGGCCGGCTTCCCGTCCGCGCACGATCCGATGGGACTGCATCATCTGCAGCCGCCGCATCCGCACCAGCGCGACCATCAGCTGCCACCGCCGCACGGCGCCAGTCAgccgggcggcggcggtggtgccgTCGGCCAACCGGGCGGTCCGGCCGGCCAGCAGCACGGATCGCACGCCGGCGCCGGagcccaccaccatcaccatccgtTCGGGCGGAGCGGCATGCCGACCGGTGGCCACCATCCACACCATCACCCGCACGGACCGGGCGGCAGCGGTGCGGCGAGCAGTGCagtagcagcggcagccgccctccagcagcagcagcacggtgccggtggtggtgccggGGGCGGCGCTACCGGCCATCCCcatccccaccaccaccagcagccgaCGCCCGTCGAGTCGCCCATACCGGCCGCCATGTCGAACGTGGAGGTGTCGTACGGGCTGCCGAAGCGGTCCCGCGTCGGCTACGACGGGGACGAGGCGTCCCTGTCCAACTTTAACCTCAACCGCACCGTCAAGTATCAGAACAACCTGGAGCATCAGGCCCACCTGGACGAGCACGGTGCGTACGGGCTGTACGTTGGCGAGGTGCTGCGCAAGCTGCCGGAACGAATATCCTCGCTCACCTCGCTCAAGATCATGCAGCTGCTGTACGAGGCGCAGGTGCAGTCGTTCGATGCGGCCCCGtcctccgccgccgccacacCGAAACCGTCCTCCCAGTCGAAGGGGGCGGGCGGTGGTGTCGGCGAAGCAAGCAATGGGCCGGCGAGCGGTGGCGGCGTGGCCCCCGCCTCCTCCTCATCCATCGGCAGTCTGCTGGCGAACGGAGGCGGTGCTACCAGCGTTGCCTCGTCCGAGGGTGGCCGCCAGTCGACCGAGAGCGCGGAATCGATGAGCAACAACAAGGACTAG